A portion of the Streptococcus urinalis 2285-97 genome contains these proteins:
- a CDS encoding diacylglycerol/lipid kinase family protein: MKNAMLIVNPSSGGEKAKSYQEKAMKKLKAYFDSVDLKLTEKEGDAVQFSKQAAKEQYHSIFVMGGDGTVNEGINGIAEQAHRPHFGFFPLGTVNDLARVLKMPLDPEEAISKMSFEETSDLDIGRVNEHYFMNVIAIGTIPESVNDVDPNEKTKFGKLAYFISGFKNMVNNEAYHFQVDIDGKKQEIKTSTILIGLTNSIGGFEQLIPEAKVDDGKLHFVYLKDQTFMDTVKAIPSLVTGVYDSDQNVSYHVFEKASISTDQKGLTINVDGDEGDELPITVSVLPSHLTIYTCH; the protein is encoded by the coding sequence TTGAAAAATGCTATGTTAATTGTCAATCCAAGTTCAGGTGGAGAAAAGGCAAAATCTTATCAAGAAAAAGCCATGAAAAAGTTGAAAGCCTATTTTGATAGTGTTGATTTAAAGTTGACTGAAAAAGAGGGAGATGCTGTTCAATTTTCTAAACAAGCTGCAAAAGAACAATATCATAGTATTTTTGTCATGGGCGGTGATGGAACTGTAAATGAAGGTATTAATGGCATTGCTGAGCAAGCTCATAGACCCCATTTTGGCTTTTTCCCTCTGGGAACCGTCAATGATTTGGCGCGTGTCTTAAAGATGCCACTTGACCCAGAAGAAGCCATCTCAAAAATGTCTTTTGAAGAGACGAGTGATTTAGACATTGGAAGAGTAAATGAGCATTATTTTATGAATGTCATTGCTATTGGAACCATTCCAGAGTCAGTTAATGATGTTGACCCAAATGAAAAAACAAAATTTGGTAAATTAGCTTATTTTATCTCAGGCTTTAAGAATATGGTTAATAATGAAGCCTATCATTTTCAGGTTGACATTGATGGGAAAAAGCAAGAAATCAAAACCAGTACGATTCTCATAGGCTTGACAAATTCGATTGGTGGCTTTGAACAGCTCATTCCAGAGGCAAAAGTAGATGATGGAAAACTTCATTTTGTCTATTTAAAAGATCAGACCTTTATGGATACTGTTAAAGCTATTCCAAGTTTAGTGACTGGGGTTTATGATTCAGATCAAAATGTTTCTTATCACGTTTTTGAAAAAGCTAGTATCTCAACAGATCAAAAAGGATTAACCATCAATGTGGATGGAGATGAAGGAGATGAACTTCCCATTACAGTTAGTGTTCTACCATCTCATCTTACAATTTACACTTGTCACTAA
- a CDS encoding quaternary amine ABC transporter ATP-binding protein, producing the protein MGNILEVKNLTKIFGKKQKAALDLVKQGRSKTEILKATGATVGVYDASFEVKEGEIFVIMGLSGSGKSTLVRMLNRLIEPSSGSILLDDKDISKMNPEQLRDIRRHDINMVFQNFGLFPHKTILENAEFGLELRGIAKSERQEIAEKALENSGLLPFKDQYPDQLSGGMQQRVGLARALANSPKILLMDEAFSALDPLIRREMQDELLDLQESNQQTIIFISHDLNEALRIGDRIALMKDGKIMQIGTGEEILTNPANDFVREFVEDIDRSKVLTAQNIMIKPLTTTVELDGPQVALNRMYTEEVSMLMATNKRRQLVGSLTADDAIEARKKGLPLSEVIDRDVRTVSKDTIITDILPLIYDSSAPIAVTDENNRLLGVIIRGRVIEALANIQDEEEIEEEVKA; encoded by the coding sequence ATGGGAAACATTTTAGAAGTTAAAAACTTAACCAAAATTTTTGGTAAAAAACAAAAGGCTGCCCTTGATCTCGTAAAACAAGGAAGAAGCAAAACGGAAATCTTAAAAGCAACTGGTGCTACAGTTGGTGTTTATGATGCTAGCTTTGAAGTTAAAGAAGGCGAAATTTTCGTTATCATGGGACTTTCTGGTAGTGGGAAATCTACACTGGTTCGTATGTTAAACCGTTTGATCGAACCATCTTCAGGGAGTATCTTATTAGATGATAAAGATATTTCAAAAATGAACCCTGAACAATTACGTGACATTAGACGTCACGACATTAACATGGTATTCCAAAACTTTGGATTATTTCCACATAAAACAATTTTGGAAAATGCAGAGTTTGGTTTGGAACTACGGGGAATTGCTAAATCTGAAAGACAAGAAATTGCCGAAAAAGCTCTTGAAAATTCAGGTTTATTACCATTTAAAGATCAATATCCAGACCAATTATCCGGTGGGATGCAACAGCGTGTTGGTTTAGCGCGTGCATTGGCAAATAGCCCTAAGATTTTATTAATGGACGAAGCTTTCTCAGCTCTTGACCCACTAATCAGACGTGAAATGCAAGATGAGTTACTTGATTTACAAGAAAGTAACCAACAAACTATCATTTTCATCAGTCATGATTTGAACGAAGCCCTTCGTATTGGTGATCGTATTGCATTGATGAAAGATGGGAAAATCATGCAAATTGGTACAGGTGAAGAAATTCTTACCAATCCAGCCAACGACTTTGTTCGTGAGTTCGTCGAAGATATTGACCGTTCTAAAGTCTTGACTGCTCAAAATATCATGATTAAACCGTTAACAACAACTGTTGAACTTGATGGTCCTCAAGTTGCATTAAATAGAATGTATACTGAAGAAGTTTCAATGCTAATGGCTACTAATAAACGACGTCAATTGGTTGGTTCACTAACAGCAGATGATGCAATCGAAGCTAGGAAAAAAGGTTTACCTCTTTCAGAAGTTATCGATCGTGATGTCAGAACGGTATCAAAAGACACTATCATTACAGATATTTTGCCACTTATCTATGACTCATCAGCACCAATTGCTGTAACAGACGAAAATAATCGTCTTCTTGGAGTTATTATCAGAGGCCGTGTCATCGAAGCCTTGGCGAATATTCAAGATGAAGAAGAGATTGAAGAAGAAGTAAAAGCATAG